The Odocoileus virginianus isolate 20LAN1187 ecotype Illinois chromosome 3, Ovbor_1.2, whole genome shotgun sequence genome includes a window with the following:
- the FAM174C gene encoding protein FAM174C, whose protein sequence is MGPRLLPPRLLLLSALLLPPLLCGAEDTPPSPQATLPPPPVVTNGSQPAASYNNTHPRPPGSPLLRSLYVVTGLIVLAALYFLIRAFRLKKPQRRRYGLLANTEDPTEMTSMDSDEETVFETRNLR, encoded by the exons ATGGGGCCGCGCTTGCTACCGCCGCGGCTCCTGCTGCTGTCGGCGCTCTTGCTGCCGCCACTGCTGTGCGGAGCCGAAGACACGCCCCCGTCACCACAGGCCACGTTGCCGCCGCCGCCCGTCGTGACGAACGGGAGCCAGCCGGCTGCATCGTACAACAATACACATCCGCGGCCGCCAGGCTCGCCACTGCTGCGCTCTCTCTACGTGGTCACGGGCCTCATCGTTCTGGCCGCGCTCTACTTCCTCATCCGGGCATTCAG ATTGAAAAAGCCACAGAGGAGGCGGTACGGGCTCCTGGCCAACACCGAGGACCCCACCGAGATGACCTCGATGGACAGTGATGAGGAGACAGTCTTTGAGACGAGGAACCTGAGATG A